Part of the Capsicum annuum cultivar UCD-10X-F1 unplaced genomic scaffold, UCD10Xv1.1 ctg76817, whole genome shotgun sequence genome, AGGGTGTGATTGCCAAGGAAATGGTTCGAGGGACAGCGGAGCACGGGTAATCCTGCCTGCCCATTTTTTCGTACATGATCAACGCTCTTAGTGTTGGCACTACCTATTCCATCATGGTGAACAAGATCATTTGTAGGTTTATGTACTACTTTTTATCGTTGGTCCCTTACATTAGGGGATTCGCCCATATGAGGAAGGTTATTACGGTCGACGGCACTCATTTATACGGCAAGTACGAGAATGTGCTGCTAAGTGCGGTTGCACAGAATACGGAGAACCATATTTATCCCATTGCCTTTTACGTCGTTGACAAGGAGAACGATACATCTTGGACATTcttctttgagaagctgaagCCTATTATGGTTGATGGACCAGATTTATGCTTTATCTCTGATAGGCATAATAGTATCACCAACGGCATCGCGAAGGCGTACAATTATGCTCATCACAGGTACTGCATGAGGCACCTAGGTAAAAATCTCTGCGTAAATCACCACTGCGGAGAACACCTCTATCTATTCTATAATACAGAAAAGGCATATTCTCCCGAGGAGTTTAGCGACCATTTTATGGAATTCAAGAACTACTGTCCTGAGGCATCCTTTTTCCTCGAGCATGAGCTTGGTTTTGAGAAATGGAGCAGGGCATATTTCCTCGGCAATAGGTTTGACGTGATGACCACAAATATTGTCGAGTTGGTGAATAGTATATTGAGTGATGAAAGGGAGTACCCCATGGCATCTATATTCAATTCGATTACCAAGAGGTTTGATGAAATATTCAGGGAGAGACATGCCTACGACCTCAAATGTAAGGATAACAAATTTGTTCCGACCGCCAAAAAGATCTTAAGAGACAATATGAGTGAGGGTGACTCCTTCTATATGGAGAATATGAGCGGGGGCAAAAGGCAATATACTGTGTTCGGAAGTGGCTGTACGGCCAAAGTCGACCTACTGGAAAAGTTGTGTTCTTGCAGAAAGTTTGACCTGGTCAAAATACCATGCATTCACGCGATGGCCGCTTTGCAATTGAAGCATGGTGAAGATTATGGTTTGAGAGTCTATGATTACTCTTCGCCCATGTATAAAGTGGAAGAGTACCTCCTTGCGTATCCGTAATCAATTAATGTTTTCCCTTTGGAGTCCGAATGGTGCATGCCAAAAGAATTGCTAGACGTGAACATTATTCCACCTCTCATGCTCACCAAGCTcggaataaagaaaacaaaatgcgTTAAGGGCATGGGCGAGACTTTCAAATCAAAGAGGAGAAACAAGTGTTCACTGTGCAAGAGACTCGGGCACAAGAGAACCACTTGTAACAACAACAAATCGTAGTTAGTCTTGTatgaatttgtgtttttgtaaGTCATGACAGTGTATGTATTTTGACAACCCTTCAATTGTCTGATTAATACCAGATTTATCGACTGAACTCTTAGTGTATTATCGATCTTTTTGAAGTATTGCATATATTGTGCGTCCGatctatttcttttattctttatttaatacatggtttattatCGATCATATATAAGGTCtattaaaaaccctaaatattCAAAAGTACAGATGCAAGCAGTTGAGCATTTATTATACATCAAAAAAGCTGTTTCAAGTCCAATCAGACTTTGCGTCGATTGGGTATACGCTACCTCTCTTTGATTTCCACCATTGACACGTCTACCAACCAAAGGGCGGGAAGACCAAAGGTttctattttggtctatataaaTACCTATCTACGGCACCCAAAATTCATCTTcatcaattcaaaa contains:
- the LOC107852891 gene encoding uncharacterized protein LOC107852891, coding for MRKVITVDGTHLYGKYENVLLSAVAQNTENHIYPIAFYVVDKENDTSWTFFFEKLKPIMVDGPDLCFISDRHNSITNGIAKAYNYAHHRYCMRHLGKNLCVNHHCGEHLYLFYNTEKAYSPEEFSDHFMEFKNYCPEASFFLEHELGFEKWSRAYFLGNRFDVMTTNIVELVNSILSDEREYPMASIFNSITKRFDEIFRERHAYDLKCKDNKFVPTAKKILRDNMSEGDSFYMENMSGGKRQYTVFGSGCTAKVDLLEKLCSCRKFDLVKIPCIHAMAALQLKHGEDYGLRVYDYSSPMYKVEEYLLAYP